In Cyprinus carpio isolate SPL01 chromosome A1, ASM1834038v1, whole genome shotgun sequence, the following proteins share a genomic window:
- the LOC109107490 gene encoding MORC family CW-type zinc finger protein 3-like isoform X2, with translation MATRKSGIPLSTISPKFLHANSTSHTWPFSAIAELIDNSYDPDVRARQIWIDWTRIRGLDCLSFMDNGEGLTRARLHKMLSFGFSEKKATKSHIPVGVYGNGFKSGSMRLGKDAIVFTKTRDTMSVGLLSQSYLEAIGAQRVLVPMITFRRDGHNHVEDGGSLRAILTHSLFNSEKELFAELRAISAAGPTGTRIIIWNLRTTTNGETEFDFDTDKYDILIRANISDKSNMTPESEYSLRAYCSILYLKPRMQIIIRGQRVKSQLISKSLAHIAQDNYRPSFLNKRVRITFGYNTKSKEHYGIMMYHKNRLIKPYVKVGCQCKAERKGVGVIGVIECNFLQPTHNKQDFDDTDKYRKIMHNLSIKLEEYWNEIRYKRKKEDPKCTLAIEDVLKVPDQVWVQCDSCLKWRRLPDAITELPDKWFCCMNYDPQFRSCLVEEELEDEEEDQKSYPKPFKRQRRNTKSLLEENIPESTQAQDGPAFTTIQAPRHPAASVISGASLAERSPLPLINLTAVSNSLRRAKQKFSAIETQMEVTPSFPVPSLTPPQELFFQTHWPALNEERKTLTQSDTLVSKAACGMMEGIESHQGPAAAEKTCERDASSGTGREYSSAAEQIIELPLKNEKKWVVHHEGHDDDEEEEEEECNLVEAQQWQDELMELMHETAEERDACRQELEVLREHSAALEDERNQLISRLESAEEEKSKLSVLCGQLRSQLAELREQSQRGKEERDDSSKLRTLRLNLSRLLVSFIPSLHLEHVDYSSDVIDTILIQVLEHIT, from the exons ATAATTCGTATGACCCAGATGTTCGTGCCAGACAGATCTGGATAGACTGGACACGCATCAGAGGACTAGACTGCCTCTCTTTCATGGATAATGGGGAGGGTTTAACCAGAGCCAGACTACATAAGATGCTCAG CTTTGGTTTCAGTGAGAAGAAAGCAACGAAATCTCACATTCCAGTTGGTGTGTATGGCAATGGGTTTAAATCAGGGTCCATGCGTCTGGGAAAAGATGCCATTGTTTTCACGAAGACCAGAGACACCATGAGTGTGGGACTCCTGTCCCAGTCTTACCTTGAGGCCATAGGAGCACAGCGAGTTTTGGTGCCCATGATCACATTTAGACGGGATGGACATAATCA TGTAGAGGATGGAGGCAGTCTGAGAGCGatcctcacacactcactcttcaACTCAGAGAAAGAGCTGTTTGCAGAGCTCCGCGCCATCAGCGCGGCCGGACCCACAGGAACACGCATCATCATCTGGAACCTTCGCAC gaCCACAAATGGAGAGACTGAATTTGACTTTGACACAGATAAATATGACATTCTGATCAGGGCGAACATCAGTGACAAGAGCAACATGACCCCAGAAAGTGAATACTCCTTACGG gcATACTGTAGCATCTTATACCTGAAGCCTCGTATGCAAATCATTATTCGAGGACAAAGAGTGAAAAGTCAGCTGATATCCAAAAGTCTGGCTCATATTGCACAGGACAACTACAGACCCTCATTCCTT AACAAACGCGTACGCATCACTTTTGGATACAACACCAAAAGCAAAGAGCATTATGGGATTATGATGTACCATAAGAACAGGCTAATAAAGCCATATGTGAAAGTGGGCTGCCAATGTAAG GCCGAAAGAAAAGGTGTGGGTGTTATTGGTGTTATAGAGTGCAATTTCCTTCAGCCCACTCACAACAAACAAGACTTTGATGACACCGATAAATACAG GAAGATCATGCACAACCTCAGCATAAAGCTGGAGGAGTATTGGAACGAAATCCGCTACAAACGAAAGAAAGAGGACCCGAAGTGCACACTAGCAATAGAGGATGTGTT GAAAGTTCCAGATCAAGTCTGGGTTCAGTGTGACAGCTGCCTGAAGTGGAGGAGGCTTCCAGATGCCATCACTGAGCTGCCAGACAAATGGTTCTGCTGCATGAATTATGACCCACAGTTCAG GAGCTGCTTGGTAGAGGAAGAActagaggatgaggaggaagatcAAAAGTCATACCCTAAACCCTTTAAACGCCA GAGGAGAAATACAAAGAGTCTACTTGAGGAGAACATTCCAGAA AGCACACAAGCTCAAGACGGACCAGCGTTTACAACCATTCAGGCACCCAGACATCCAGCAGCCTCTGTAATATCTG GAGCGTCTTTAGCTGAGAGGTCCCCATTGCCCCTTATTAACCTGACCGCTGTCTCCAACTCCCTAAGAAG AGCAAAACAAAAGTTCTCAGCCATTGAAACACAGATGGAGGTGACGCCATCCTTTCCTGTCCCCTCTCTCACCCCGCCGCAAGAACTCTTCTTTCAGACTCACTGGCCTGCTTTGAATGAGGAGAGAAAGACTCTCACTCAATCCGACACACTCGTGAGCAAAGCTGCGTGCGGCATGATGGAAGGAATTGAGTCGCATCAGGGGCCCGCAGCTGCAGAAAAGACATGTGAAAGAGATGCATCATCTGGGACAGGGAGGGAATACAGCTCAGCTGCGGAGCAGATAATTGAATTGCCCCTgaaaaatgagaagaaatggGTGGTGCATCATGAAggtcatgatgatgatgaagaagaggaagaagaggaatgTAACTTGGTAGAGGCGCAACAGTGGCAGGATGAGCTAATGGAGCTGATGCATGAGACAGCGGAGGAGAGAGACGCGTGCCGGCAGGAACTGGAGGTGCTTAGAGAACACAGCGCCGCCCTGGAGGATGAAAGGAACCAGCTCATCAGCAGG CTGGAGAGTGCAGAAGAGGAGAAGAGCAAGCTTTCTGTCCTGTGTGGTCAGCTGAGGAGTCAACTGGCAGAGCTCAGGGAACAGAGCCAGAgaggaaaggaagagagagacGACAGCTCTAAACTGAGGACGCTGCGTCTAAACCTGAGCCGTCTGCTGGTGTCTTTCATTCCCTCTCTTCATCTTGAGCATGTGGACTACAGCAGTGATGTCATAGATACCATCCTCATCCAGGTTCTAGAACACATCACTTAA
- the LOC109107490 gene encoding MORC family CW-type zinc finger protein 3-like isoform X1, which produces MLNNLQNVNKNILVLNEVFSISCFFSNQHPILFMQISPKFLHANSTSHTWPFSAIAELIDNSYDPDVRARQIWIDWTRIRGLDCLSFMDNGEGLTRARLHKMLSFGFSEKKATKSHIPVGVYGNGFKSGSMRLGKDAIVFTKTRDTMSVGLLSQSYLEAIGAQRVLVPMITFRRDGHNHVEDGGSLRAILTHSLFNSEKELFAELRAISAAGPTGTRIIIWNLRTTTNGETEFDFDTDKYDILIRANISDKSNMTPESEYSLRAYCSILYLKPRMQIIIRGQRVKSQLISKSLAHIAQDNYRPSFLNKRVRITFGYNTKSKEHYGIMMYHKNRLIKPYVKVGCQCKAERKGVGVIGVIECNFLQPTHNKQDFDDTDKYRKIMHNLSIKLEEYWNEIRYKRKKEDPKCTLAIEDVLKVPDQVWVQCDSCLKWRRLPDAITELPDKWFCCMNYDPQFRSCLVEEELEDEEEDQKSYPKPFKRQRRNTKSLLEENIPESTQAQDGPAFTTIQAPRHPAASVISGASLAERSPLPLINLTAVSNSLRRAKQKFSAIETQMEVTPSFPVPSLTPPQELFFQTHWPALNEERKTLTQSDTLVSKAACGMMEGIESHQGPAAAEKTCERDASSGTGREYSSAAEQIIELPLKNEKKWVVHHEGHDDDEEEEEEECNLVEAQQWQDELMELMHETAEERDACRQELEVLREHSAALEDERNQLISRLESAEEEKSKLSVLCGQLRSQLAELREQSQRGKEERDDSSKLRTLRLNLSRLLVSFIPSLHLEHVDYSSDVIDTILIQVLEHIT; this is translated from the exons ATAATTCGTATGACCCAGATGTTCGTGCCAGACAGATCTGGATAGACTGGACACGCATCAGAGGACTAGACTGCCTCTCTTTCATGGATAATGGGGAGGGTTTAACCAGAGCCAGACTACATAAGATGCTCAG CTTTGGTTTCAGTGAGAAGAAAGCAACGAAATCTCACATTCCAGTTGGTGTGTATGGCAATGGGTTTAAATCAGGGTCCATGCGTCTGGGAAAAGATGCCATTGTTTTCACGAAGACCAGAGACACCATGAGTGTGGGACTCCTGTCCCAGTCTTACCTTGAGGCCATAGGAGCACAGCGAGTTTTGGTGCCCATGATCACATTTAGACGGGATGGACATAATCA TGTAGAGGATGGAGGCAGTCTGAGAGCGatcctcacacactcactcttcaACTCAGAGAAAGAGCTGTTTGCAGAGCTCCGCGCCATCAGCGCGGCCGGACCCACAGGAACACGCATCATCATCTGGAACCTTCGCAC gaCCACAAATGGAGAGACTGAATTTGACTTTGACACAGATAAATATGACATTCTGATCAGGGCGAACATCAGTGACAAGAGCAACATGACCCCAGAAAGTGAATACTCCTTACGG gcATACTGTAGCATCTTATACCTGAAGCCTCGTATGCAAATCATTATTCGAGGACAAAGAGTGAAAAGTCAGCTGATATCCAAAAGTCTGGCTCATATTGCACAGGACAACTACAGACCCTCATTCCTT AACAAACGCGTACGCATCACTTTTGGATACAACACCAAAAGCAAAGAGCATTATGGGATTATGATGTACCATAAGAACAGGCTAATAAAGCCATATGTGAAAGTGGGCTGCCAATGTAAG GCCGAAAGAAAAGGTGTGGGTGTTATTGGTGTTATAGAGTGCAATTTCCTTCAGCCCACTCACAACAAACAAGACTTTGATGACACCGATAAATACAG GAAGATCATGCACAACCTCAGCATAAAGCTGGAGGAGTATTGGAACGAAATCCGCTACAAACGAAAGAAAGAGGACCCGAAGTGCACACTAGCAATAGAGGATGTGTT GAAAGTTCCAGATCAAGTCTGGGTTCAGTGTGACAGCTGCCTGAAGTGGAGGAGGCTTCCAGATGCCATCACTGAGCTGCCAGACAAATGGTTCTGCTGCATGAATTATGACCCACAGTTCAG GAGCTGCTTGGTAGAGGAAGAActagaggatgaggaggaagatcAAAAGTCATACCCTAAACCCTTTAAACGCCA GAGGAGAAATACAAAGAGTCTACTTGAGGAGAACATTCCAGAA AGCACACAAGCTCAAGACGGACCAGCGTTTACAACCATTCAGGCACCCAGACATCCAGCAGCCTCTGTAATATCTG GAGCGTCTTTAGCTGAGAGGTCCCCATTGCCCCTTATTAACCTGACCGCTGTCTCCAACTCCCTAAGAAG AGCAAAACAAAAGTTCTCAGCCATTGAAACACAGATGGAGGTGACGCCATCCTTTCCTGTCCCCTCTCTCACCCCGCCGCAAGAACTCTTCTTTCAGACTCACTGGCCTGCTTTGAATGAGGAGAGAAAGACTCTCACTCAATCCGACACACTCGTGAGCAAAGCTGCGTGCGGCATGATGGAAGGAATTGAGTCGCATCAGGGGCCCGCAGCTGCAGAAAAGACATGTGAAAGAGATGCATCATCTGGGACAGGGAGGGAATACAGCTCAGCTGCGGAGCAGATAATTGAATTGCCCCTgaaaaatgagaagaaatggGTGGTGCATCATGAAggtcatgatgatgatgaagaagaggaagaagaggaatgTAACTTGGTAGAGGCGCAACAGTGGCAGGATGAGCTAATGGAGCTGATGCATGAGACAGCGGAGGAGAGAGACGCGTGCCGGCAGGAACTGGAGGTGCTTAGAGAACACAGCGCCGCCCTGGAGGATGAAAGGAACCAGCTCATCAGCAGG CTGGAGAGTGCAGAAGAGGAGAAGAGCAAGCTTTCTGTCCTGTGTGGTCAGCTGAGGAGTCAACTGGCAGAGCTCAGGGAACAGAGCCAGAgaggaaaggaagagagagacGACAGCTCTAAACTGAGGACGCTGCGTCTAAACCTGAGCCGTCTGCTGGTGTCTTTCATTCCCTCTCTTCATCTTGAGCATGTGGACTACAGCAGTGATGTCATAGATACCATCCTCATCCAGGTTCTAGAACACATCACTTAA